The Novosphingobium kaempferiae genome includes a window with the following:
- a CDS encoding Txe/YoeB family addiction module toxin, which yields MKIVFASRAWEDYQHWVANDRATLERLNALVEQCRHTPFKGTGKPEPLKGELQGWWSRRINQADRLVYRVAGTGAEQRLEIAQCRFHYA from the coding sequence ATGAAGATCGTCTTCGCTTCCCGCGCCTGGGAAGATTATCAACATTGGGTAGCGAACGATCGCGCGACGCTGGAGCGCCTAAACGCGCTGGTCGAGCAATGTCGGCACACTCCGTTCAAGGGCACCGGCAAGCCCGAGCCGCTCAAGGGCGAATTGCAGGGCTGGTGGTCCCGGCGGATCAATCAGGCGGATCGGCTGGTCTATCGTGTCGCGGGCACCGGTGCCGAGCAGCGGCTCGAAATCGCGCAATGCCGGTTCCATTACGCCTGA
- a CDS encoding ETC complex I subunit, translating into MSARIYQRPKNAMQSGKALLDLWTLEFAPAEAKKPDPLMGWAGSGDTQQQVILRFPTVDEAKAYADKYGIEAEVHATPPRRLKIQAYADNFR; encoded by the coding sequence ATGAGTGCACGCATTTATCAACGCCCGAAGAACGCCATGCAGTCCGGCAAGGCGCTTCTCGACCTGTGGACCCTCGAATTTGCGCCCGCAGAGGCGAAGAAGCCTGATCCGCTGATGGGCTGGGCCGGTTCGGGCGACACGCAGCAGCAGGTGATCCTGCGCTTCCCGACTGTGGACGAGGCGAAGGCCTATGCCGACAAGTACGGCATCGAGGCTGAAGTTCACGCCACCCCGCCGCGCCGCCTCAAGATTCAGGCTTATGCCGACAACTTCCGGTAA
- a CDS encoding type II toxin-antitoxin system Phd/YefM family antitoxin, whose translation MDVLSFSEARANFKALMDHVVDDRSPVIVTRQKAEAVVMVSLSDWNAMAETMHLLSTPANSQRLRDAVREFDMGEGEEHDLVQP comes from the coding sequence ATGGATGTGCTCTCGTTCTCCGAAGCGCGCGCCAATTTCAAGGCGCTGATGGATCATGTGGTGGACGATCGTTCGCCCGTGATCGTCACGCGCCAGAAGGCGGAAGCGGTCGTGATGGTTTCCCTGTCCGACTGGAACGCCATGGCCGAAACCATGCATCTGCTTTCCACGCCCGCGAACTCGCAGCGGCTCCGCGACGCTGTTCGGGAATTCGATATGGGCGAGGGCGAGGAACACGATCTCGTCCAGCCCTGA